Genomic segment of Bifidobacterium lemurum:
CAAGCAAGGACACCGGTGCTGGAACGGCCACAAAAACAAGGGATTCGCGGTAACCGGCCTGACGAAATGAGTGCAAAGTGTCCATATTGGCTTTCGGGTGGGCGAAAGTCGTCTCCACCACCACGCTGACATGGCGGTCGCGCAAATGATCAAGGCTCATTCTCACCCATGCGCTGGATGCCTGCGAGGTCAATTCCGGCATGCGCAGCGGTGCTTCGTCGAGTATGCGTGAATAGTCAGGATGGTATACACGAAGATCATCCCCATTCACCTCGACTGCGTCGAGATGGCTTTTGCAAATCCGTTGTATGGCACGAGTTTTGCCGGCTCCTGGCTGGGCTCCGACCATGTATAACGTTGGAGAGTCCGAAGGCTCAGCTGGGTATGACGGCAGAATGAACTCGTGAAAGATGGCGCGAATTCGGTCATCGTCCAACAAGGTCGCAATCACAGCATTTGCTCCTGCGTTTGTTTCGCAGGTCGGGCCATGGCGCTGGTGGCCATGTGGCCACGCGCCATCTGTGCGCCGTTGATGCGGAAGTTTCGCATGTTGGCTGCGCGGGAGGCGAACTCCGCCGTCTTCGCCTCCACGTCTTTGCGACTATCGGCGTCGGTCATCGCTATCTCTTGGCGTACCCCACGGATGGCGTCGAGCAGGGCGTTACGCATTACCATGTCGTCGGTGCGGTTCGCCAAATATGTGTATTCTCCGACCAGACGATTTGCGCTTTCGCGCATCGCGTCATAAATCATCGGGTTGTAGTTTTCTGGTTGAGCCATCGCGCACCTCCTAGACTCAAGTATCCTCCACCCTTCAAACAAAGTCTAGGTAAGCGCTTTCGAGATCCGGGGTCGATGCCGTGCTCGCTCTTGCTGCTCTTGGTTGTGCTACGCGTTTCTTTCGTCATGTTCCGCTCAGAGTGGAGAGTGGAAGGCGATCGATTTGGCTCGACATGTCACGGAGATGCTGCCCCTC
This window contains:
- a CDS encoding zeta toxin family protein, producing the protein MIATLLDDDRIRAIFHEFILPSYPAEPSDSPTLYMVGAQPGAGKTRAIQRICKSHLDAVEVNGDDLRVYHPDYSRILDEAPLRMPELTSQASSAWVRMSLDHLRDRHVSVVVETTFAHPKANMDTLHSFRQAGYRESLVFVAVPAPVSLLGILERYVQQLRDYGIGRWSDPAYHDQVVQQIPDTLECLIASGLLDEVKVVDRNGADVAHKCLNPTDATRNATELRRLAESKLAADSITEEQRELGKQSLTDIVQYLTTLEHPDHNVVGLTRRAETLFLNIRN